The following nucleotide sequence is from Thermodesulfovibrionales bacterium.
CAAAGAGGGAGTTACGCGACCCGCTTGAGGGGTCAAGGTAATTATCACGGGAATCCCTGGTCACAGAGGGCGTGATGGAACTGTTTAGGTTTGTGCCTACCTGCTGCTGGATGACAATCGATGCGGTCGGGTTTATATTAAAAATTGTGGGCTGTGAGAGGTTGTATGCGATGTTCGCCGACCAGTATTCGCCGTAGCTCTTACCGAAGCCAAAGCCGAAGCCGGTAGCCCTTTCTTCATAAAGCGGGTATGTACGTGTATTATGGTACAGATCCGCAGTGAAGGAAATCGGTTTATCCATGAACCAGGGGTCTCGGTATGAGAGTTCATAAAAGGAAGACTTGCCTCCCAGTTCCGCCCTAACTCTCAGATACTTGCCCGTTCCGAAGAGGTTGGACTGGGTCACATCGACCATTCCGATTATCCCGTCGACGGAACTGTAACCGCCGCCGACACTGATAAATCCCGTTGCCTTTTCCTTAACCTTGACGTCGATGTCCAGAACTTTTTCCTCGTATTTCGGCTTCGGTACGAGTTCGACAGTCTCGAAGTAGTTTAGGTTATTGAGCCGCTCGTAGCTCCTCTTCAGGAGGGCGCTGTTAAAGAGATCTCCTTCATCGAGGCGAACCTCGCGCCGTATGACCTTGTCCTTTGTCTTGGTGTTGCCTGAGACCTCGATTCTCCCTATGTGATAAATGCTCCCCTCTTCTATCTTATAGGTCAGACTCACCTGCTTCGTAACATCATCGGCAACTACGTCCGGAAAGACATTGGCCAGGGCGTAACCATTCTGCGTATAAAGCTCCGTCACGGCAGCGATATCCTTTTTCAATATCTCCTTGCTGAAAATGACCCCGGGGGATAACATGATCCGGCTCCTCAATAGCTCTTCCGGATAGGCCTTGTTGCCTGAAATGTCCACCGATGCAATCCGATACTGCGATCCTTCAGCAATCCGGATCGTGATGATCATTCCGCTCTTATCGCCCGTGAGGCTAATTTCTGGCTCGGCCACAACTACTTTGATATAGCCGTTATTGAAATAGAGGTCCTTGATCGCTTCCACATCGGCGTTCATCGTTTGCCGAGTGTAGTACCCGGATGAGGTGAGAAAAGAGAGTAGATTCCATGTGCTCGTCTTCATGGCTTTCCGCACCTGGCTTGACGAAATGGCCTGGTTACCCTCAATGACGATTTTTTTGACCTTAACCTTCTTCCCCTCGTCGATGAGATAGGTGAGGGAGACTTCATTTTCCCCCACCCTATTCACCACCGGAACTACCGTGGCAAGCCAGTATCCCTCTTCTTCATAATACTGTTGAATCTTTAAGGCGTTATCCTGAATCAGCGTCGTGTCTGCGATCGAACCGGCTGTTATCCCGACCTTCTCTTTCAGCTTATCATCGGCCAATTCCTTGTTCCCCTGGAAAGAAACCCTGACAATCGTCGGCTTTTCTTTCACCACATAGATCAGCTGGATGCCGCCCTCCTGAGGCTCCATCTCGGCGGTCACATCATCAAAATATCCCATTTTGTAAATGTTCTTTATGTCCTCGGATATCTTCTCATTAGAAATCGGTTCGCCCGTCTTCTGCGTTATTTTGGACTTGACTGCGCCCTCTTCGATCCTCTTGAGTCCTTTAACTGTGATGGAATTTACAATAGGAGCCCCCTGCGCAAGAACGTCGCTGGCATCCCCGGTCACTATGATAGCTGCCAGAAGATAGAGTACCAACATAGCCGGAGAGACCCTGATCATCTGTTCCTCCTCATATTGAAGACCCTTCTCATCTCGGATATCCGCCGACCGAACCCGCATAGTAAAATGCAGGAAATTCGGCACGTTAGTATACCTCCCCCGACGAATTAAGTAAATAGGAAAATGAGCAGGCAGAAATCCGCCTGTGCTGTGGCCGGCACC
It contains:
- the bamA gene encoding outer membrane protein assembly factor BamA → MIRVSPAMLVLYLLAAIIVTGDASDVLAQGAPIVNSITVKGLKRIEEGAVKSKITQKTGEPISNEKISEDIKNIYKMGYFDDVTAEMEPQEGGIQLIYVVKEKPTIVRVSFQGNKELADDKLKEKVGITAGSIADTTLIQDNALKIQQYYEEEGYWLATVVPVVNRVGENEVSLTYLIDEGKKVKVKKIVIEGNQAISSSQVRKAMKTSTWNLLSFLTSSGYYTRQTMNADVEAIKDLYFNNGYIKVVVAEPEISLTGDKSGMIITIRIAEGSQYRIASVDISGNKAYPEELLRSRIMLSPGVIFSKEILKKDIAAVTELYTQNGYALANVFPDVVADDVTKQVSLTYKIEEGSIYHIGRIEVSGNTKTKDKVIRREVRLDEGDLFNSALLKRSYERLNNLNYFETVELVPKPKYEEKVLDIDVKVKEKATGFISVGGGYSSVDGIIGMVDVTQSNLFGTGKYLRVRAELGGKSSFYELSYRDPWFMDKPISFTADLYHNTRTYPLYEERATGFGFGFGKSYGEYWSANIAYNLSQPTIFNINPTASIVIQQQVGTNLNSSITPSVTRDSRDNYLDPSSGSRNSLFVNFTGLGGTNDFVKGVADSAWFFPIGKTGTTIMLRGRLGYAVGIFGKDVPLYENFYVGGIYTV